The stretch of DNA CTTCACCTAATGAGTTGGCTTCCGACTGTCCCACAAAGGTTGTCCCCTAATTCGTATCCCACTAGACAAGATCATGAAGGTCTCGAACCGCGTCGATAACGACATCGAGTCCACGATGGCCATGTCCGAGGGATGGAAACAGGAGCTAACGAGCGCAGCGTGATgaagtcaactaaacatgggGAAATGAGTTATGCTCGGCCTCGCGATCACAGCGGGACGTacccacgatcgaaatgatCAAACATACTACGATTTCCCTGACCGGCTCAAAGGCTCGGTCCTcaagcaaataaataaagaagaaCAACGACAACACGAGAGAAGGGACATGCTTGGCACTACGACCATGGCGAGACGAACTCGCGATCGCAACATTCAAAGACGTCACTCTCTCAACCGGCTCGACGGCTCAGTCCACAACCAACCAACCACACCACACAAGAAACAACGCACAAAGATCCAAAACACAACGACTGGCAACACAATCGACGCAAGGACAACAcggagtagcacatttccatagcaCAAGAGAGAGATAGATACATAAAtagaccggcacgaaggcaTGGCATAGGCATGGATATAGATAAATCATATAACAAGTTTATACAGAGATACAAGAAAGGACAAGGGTTTTGCCGACATCGGAGACGATGTCGGCCATGTTCAAGGTTTGACCTTGCTGAACACAAGGAAGGGCGCAGATCACCTGTAAGCTTGCTGCTGGCCGGGATGTGCAGCCGGCATCGGGAAGGCGTCACATCTTCGGCAAGGGCACGATGAGGCCACTGCTTCCCTGCGACAGTGGGAGAACATGGCACGAAGGCCGGTCTCAGCGAGGCAAAACAGGAAGGGGAAAACTTTGGTCTGGGCGAGGCTCACCGGGGGTTTGGCTTGGCGAGGTCATGCACAGGAGTTCGACGCGGTGCCCATGGCGAGGACGGGGACACCGCGGGCTCCTGGGCGAGGTCACGGCGTCGTGGCTCGGAGCAGAGGCACAGCCGCGGCGTCACGACGAGGTTAGGGCTCCGGGGGCGTCGGCGTGGTCGTGGTTGCGATTACCATGGCCGGTGCTGATGCGGTGACCATCGCGACGTCCTGGCGGGGACGGCGTCCTGGTGCTCACGGGGTGGAGACGGAGGCGTCGTGGTTGGCTCGGTGCTGGCGTTGTTGACGAGGACGCGCTCCGGGGACGAGGTCGACGCGGGGGCGACGGGGCACGAGCACGGCGTCGTCGTGGTGGCGCAGACCAACATCGGGGTCGGGGTCGCGGTCTCCATGGCCAGCATGGACGGCTCCTTGCTCAGTGGTGCTCGGGGACGGGGCTCGGCGTGGCCACGGCGTGGTCCGTGCGCGACGTCGAGGGGAGCTTCGTCGGGGTCGCGGCCGACGTTGCTGCTGCTCGGCGTCTTGGTCGTCGGTGATGTTCTGAGAGGAGCGAGGCTCCGACTTGACAAACCAGGGACGTGGCACCGCGGCGACGAGGTGGGGTGGTGGTGTGGCCACGGCTCCGGTGCGGCGTGGCTCGGCGCGCGACGTCGAGGCGCCGAGGGCGAGGCTAatacggcggcggcgctgcttggGAGCAGAGGAGAAAAGGGAGGTGGCGGCGCCATGGGGAATGGGGCAGGGGCGCGCGCGACTCCT from Sorghum bicolor cultivar BTx623 chromosome 8, Sorghum_bicolor_NCBIv3, whole genome shotgun sequence encodes:
- the LOC110437560 gene encoding proline-rich receptor-like protein kinase PERK9 — encoded protein: MAPPPPFSPLLPSSAAAVLASPSAPRRRAPSHAAPEPWPHHHPTSSPRCHVPGLSSRSLAPLRTSPTTKTPSSSNVGRDPDEAPLDVAHGPRRGHAEPRPRAPLSKEPSMLAMETATPTPMLVCATTTTPCSCPVAPASTSSPERVLVNNASTEPTTTPPSPPREHQDAVPARTSRWSPHQHRPW